The stretch of DNA agaaaacgaaggaagagatTTTCATCCACGCTGgcaaaatgagagagaatagatataggatatagaaaaacagaggaacgatagaaaagaagagataaaatttattcgtggAACGCGTTGCCGATAAGGAATAAATCTCTTGTCCTAACAACGACTTAGCCTTTCCTTATTGTTAATAACGTTTATGGCAGCGCGCGCTCCTTTCAATAACGTTTACCTGTCCGTCGCCATTTTTAAACTACCTGTAGACATTTCGCGTTCGCGCGCCATTCTTTATCCacgatttgtttctttattttgaatttgCCGCGCGATCAAACGAACTGTGAAACatcgacgaatgaaaaaaattctacgtACGAAACGTATCAACTGTTGGAGAGAAAGGTGAGAAAGAAGTTCGTTACTTTCTACTAACCGATACACATCCTTACGTAGAATATTTcgacgtttatttttatagtaaaGTATAGATAAAGATATTCATAAAGGATGTAAATCGTTAAAGCGGTACTTCGTTGTGAATTTCTTCTATGATCAAGGTAAAATTTTGCAGGCTAACTTTCTCGAGATAAATTTTGGGAGGTTTCGTATTCGAGACTTTCTTTTACGGgttaatagagaaaattaaaaacattaacGAGTTAAACGTGTACTAACCCTTTCGCTCCGAATGACGTACATACACACCTCTTGATGAGCGAACGCTCGAATACGaagaacgtatatatacgccATCAAAAAGTTGACGATCAAATACGAACTGCGTATCAAACATTGTAAGCGCTTCGTATGTCAGCGTTAAGAATTTTCAGCGATGCGTCTCGTCTACGACGAACGCATTATTTTACAAGCGAAATGGTTaacatgtataatattatcgtacgattaaaaaagCATCGATAGAGAAGTATTTTGCCTtgatattctttaatattctttacaaAACTTCTTTAACCATTAATTCATCGTCCGCTGGTATGCTTTTTCTCATAATGTATAATTCGTCTAACGATATAATTCCATTCATAGACGTATCGTACATACTTATTTTCTTACTCTCAAGCTACTACTTCGAATACTGTTGCTCCTTCCcatcatttatatacattagatATCTTCTTACTTCTTATTTCCCCcactatctttttctcattacTATGCAAGAATCAAAAGTTTACTCGATCGAGAAAGTCACATTATCCACCGTAGTCATATTTTGCGCTATATTTCTactaatttgaaaatattattcattgcCCCCAGCCCGATGGAATTTGTGAAGGAAAAAGACGCTGAACTATCGACGAAATTCATGGAGcaaggaaaaacaaagattCACCTGGCTGTGTGCAGCGGCATTCTTGCTACCTGCGGCAGCTTGTTTGGCAAGCTAGCCGGTGGCGCTGAGTTCGTCTTCTTGGTGAGTGGCGcgatatttgaatatatcaaagataatttttatataattttctatatacctTGTAggctaatatttttttttcataattaatgcatatataaattaattaatcgagcatatataaaatgattgaaTTTTTGATCAACGAAGGTAATagattaaatgaataaaacatttttgataaaagaaacCAATGCTGCTAAAAGTAAGCCTCCTCGTGCTCATGGTCGTGACCAACACAATAGGCTGCACATTCTTCGTAAAAGCTCTGAACGGAAGTGAATCTTCTTTACCTGCTACGGTTGCCAGCACAGCGATGAATTATGTTTGTTCGGTGAGTAATCGAATATTTGCCGTTCACGGTCGAGGACTGTTAGCGCGAATATTATCAGACGGCATGTTAATCGCGTCTTTTCTTCGCGAAAGTATTCTAAGTGGTAAGACCAAAGCAAATTTGCAAAGTATCACTGCACTAATTTGTTTGCAATGGCATAGTTTCCTTGTCTAGTTTTCGCATTTCTGTCGATAACGGTAAACGTACTATCAATACCATCGCGCACTTATCTCCACATCGAGTAGGCTCACGAGTCTCTTAAAGGCCTTTGATTTTTTCACGCTCTACCCTCGACTAGTGCTTTCGATTCGTATGTTAACGATTGGGTACTCTTCGAACATAAAAGCCTCTTCCTCCTATCCTCGTCGCACTGAACCACAAGTTTTATCTTTAACCCAAAGCTAGTTTTGCCAATAGCTCACAATTTAACAAGCTCGTTTAAAAATCGTCTGCGAtatctatacattttttcttcgcatattcaaataaaattatctttaattataaGATCGTGCGTTCGGAAAGGAATTATCGTATGGaaagttataattattgtcGATACGATGTTTGACTTGTAATTACTCGTATGTACGTTGGATCTTCCTTCGTCCCTTATTTCCTTCAACGTCCTGAACGGGACGAGATTTTTGTCCAccgttatataaaattgtaaaagtaCAAAAGAGTGATCACTGTACCACGCTTCACGGTTCTCTTAGTAGACACTATCACTATTCTATGTATTAGTTAGTTCGAATGAATTCATCGGGCTTACATTAGCGTTGTGCCGATACGTTTTCCCAGAAGCAGCTTGGCAAGAGTGAAAGGTGTTCCGCAAGCTAGACGTATCACCGATCTACGAGAGAGCCGGTATAATGCGATCGTGGCAATTACCGTAGATCTGATAATACAACGATACTCCTACGTGAGTACTCGTACACCTCGTAATTCGCGATCGAGAGACATGTCGGATATAACTCGTACTCTCTTTAAAAACGATGCTCACGTGAAGCGTCGACGAGTTGCCTGTTGCATAATAACGGCACACGGAATACGCGTTACGCGATTACAAATCTATACGTCACGGATACATTGTATACCCGGCGATATTCAACAATTGATTTTTCctacttttaataattatcaagtaCAATATggacatataataataagtataatataaagataaataagagaTTAAACTCACGTTGATTAATTCTTAGGATATTCCTTTTGGATATCATGTTTTGCTATCGCTATCCTTATGCTTGCCAACCATAGATacttttaattcgttaaatacttttcttctaatttcaaGGCGTTCCTCGGTTTTATAATATTCGGCGAGTCGACCTCCTTAACTTGGTGGTGTGGCGCATCCTTGGTGATCCTCGGCTTGATTCTCATCTGTTATACACCAAACAAAGAAAACTCTACGAGCCAGCAGCGGAAGCTCAAACAGCAATAATTTACAGAAAGCATTTTTGCAGCCGACTTTGTAAGAAGAACGAGTGACTCAGATCGTTATTCAGGTAAACCAAAGTAGTTTCGACGTAAcgtctttttctattccctACTTAATCGTAGATGAGCAAACAATATTTAAAGGATGTTCTGtttgatttaataatgtaaattgTATCAAGTTATACGGAGATAAtacaaaagataattttatcgagGGTGCAATAGGAAAACCcatattttttcacttttaattcACATAACTATGGCGTCTGGGTTGCTCGTGAACACGTCGACCCTATacgatggagaaagagagagagagagagagagagagagagagagagagagagagagagatagagaggagaaTGAGGGGGACCGTAAATTCCCTTGCGGCAAAACGCCATCGTCGTAGGATTTGCGTAACTCGTTACGCATTCATGCACAAATGCACAAGGGACTGCTCGCCTATCAACAGCGCATCCGTCCATCCACGATGATTTTGTCTCACGTGCCAAGAAACAATAACGAGAGGCAttacgagagaacgaagataAAAGATGGAGGGAAGGAAAGTGATCGAAACGTTTTTGTGCTTCGTCTTTTTATCCGAGGGATAAAGAGCTCGATCATCCCAATCATTATTATCCTACCTTCTCGCTAACTTTATTTGCATAAGAATGCCGACTGGTGATAGTAACTGCATTCGTAGATATTTTTACGAACGTTGTCACGCCTCGAAGCTTGTTTATCGTGACGTACTCGAACGACCAGGCGGAAACCTTCCACGTTAATCTCTCCTTCGTAACTGTTATTTTGTAACTTGAGCGCTAAGTTCcaaattaaaattctatcAACTATATCGTTGATTATAACGACTCTATAAACGCttgtttttcttgaaaaactaccagcgatcgattgatcggtctttttttttattctatttttttttttttttaataaatggcAGCGCTCGTGTCtatgagaaaggaaaatgatcATTTTCGTTTACCTATTTGTGAcgtaaaatatgttattacgCTTACGATTAGCTAcggataataaagaaataataataaacgaaggTTTTCTTTACGTACGGATACCGTCACGTAATTCCCTTAAAATCTAATAGAATACGCGGTCTTTTCGTGGATGAAATGCGCAGAAGGAAGCACGAGGAGTGAGCAAAGGAGTGACGGAGCGAGaagagttaaagaaaaagagaacgagtcTAGAAGTATATGGAGAGACGCTTGTTTTAGCACAGTAAAGTGGGTCTCCGTGCTTCTAGTGCTACCGGATAGAAGTAgtggaaaaagaggaagaggatgaaaggaaaaaagaaaaaaaaaaagagaaagagagaagaaaagaaattctcttttaCGAGTATTCTCTACCTTTTACgaatttcatatatgtattgcATCGCTTTCACCGACAGAAGcgtaagagaaatatttatgcCGCTTTGAATCAAACaatctttttgttcgtttagGAATTCATCTACGACTAAGAGTCCGTCAAGAGATTAAACGGATATTTAACCAGCGCGTGGcttaaaaacaaaaggagaaatatACGTTCTTCGAAAGGCTTTTCATCGATAAGAATTCATGTGAAATTCACAGAGCGGAGATATATGTAGAAGAGAACCGATAGCCGTCATTACGTTACAAGCAACAAATATAtgatagaaagatataaagaaaagcgATACAACTGATCGCATATAGattatgaagaaaagaaaaaaagagatataactacgagagagagcgagagagcgagagagagagagagagagagacaccgAAGCAGGATGTAGCGAGCGTTCATTCAGAGGTTGCGCGAGTATAGCGGCCGTCCCATTTTCTATCAGCATTCCATTACTCTGCGAACGTAGCCCAGTTAGCTGTATTCGTTGACTGGCCCTAGTAGACCAGATTTACGGTTTGTGGAGCAGGGTCGGGGGTAGTACGGATGACGAAGAGGGTAGTGGGGGTAGATAGTTCTTTATCGAGCGGCGCCTGCGCGAGGACAACCCGAGCTACAGCGATGTACGTTGGACAGTTCGTCCCGTTCTCGAGCGCTCCACCCCTACGTTTCTTCGCACGTTATATACCCCTCCACCTGTTCGGTATGCCGATCCACGACTTTGCGACCTACCACATAACCACTGGAGACACAGACCAACGCCGACAACATGAAATTCTTCGCGACGAGGACCTAATcagttttcctttctctcctattAGACATTAGACCATAATCATTTCATTCGATTGGGGTTCGTTAATCGTGATCTCGTTAGTTGCTTTGACCAACGCTTCTCATGTCTTCCATAAATTTCCTACTTTATAAAGTTTCTTTCGATTGtcagaaaatttataaaattccctttttttttttattgtggAGATTTatccttgaaaaatataactCCTATTTGGATATTCGATGTTTTTCATTGGTATTCATCGACAATCGTTTCGGATTTCGCTATTCGCTTGGTCCAAGGTAAATTAGAAAGGACGTGTATGAAATGCGAATTTGCTGCGTTACCTCCTCCCCACCACGTGGCCCTTGCCGTTGCCCCTTTCACGGTTTGATGTTTCCCCTTCTAccgacacacatacacacacgcaacacacacacacacacacattctcgCGGACGCCTTTACGTCTGCTCCCAACCTGACAGTGTCCCTGTATCCTCGCAACACTCCTTCCTACACGGTGAGCGGGATAGTCTTCGCACGACGCGCCCTTCCATCAAAGCTACCAAACGAGGGAAATACGGCCAAGCCATTTCTATCGTCGTCCGTCATTAGTGCACGGATCGTGTGTTGTTAATCATCGGATCCGTGTCGTGCCGACGAGATGTGATTTGCAGGATCTATGAcgggaaaagaaattcttatgGATTGGTGAATACCAGACAAATGGAGAGCAttgctttttcctcttctttttgttttatttcctttgCCAGTAAGAAGGAGAGCATGATCGTGCGCCTATTTCGTGCCAAAATATGTGATAGGACAACTCCGTTCTATTTTTCCTATCGCTCTTTTTCGACATGAACCAGTCTGGATCGTCAGTGGGgtgattttttataatttttcttagatGCTTCCGCTTTATCGATAGGGGATATGATTCCGTGATGTTCCTCGTTATCGTGACACGGAAGGATTTCAtttgagatataaaataagcAATGGCGTGTGAAACTGTAAAAAAGTCGGCCGGACT from Vespula pensylvanica isolate Volc-1 chromosome 11, ASM1446617v1, whole genome shotgun sequence encodes:
- the LOC122632829 gene encoding transmembrane protein 42-like isoform X1, translating into MKKILRTKRINCWRESPMEFVKEKDAELSTKFMEQGKTKIHLAVCSGILATCGSLFGKLAGGAEFVFLKPMLLKVSLLVLMVVTNTIGCTFFVKALNGSESSLPATVASTAMNYVCSAFLGFIIFGESTSLTWWCGASLVILGLILICYTPNKENSTSQQRKLKQQ
- the LOC122632829 gene encoding transmembrane protein 42-like isoform X2 translates to MRLVYDERIILQAKCPMEFVKEKDAELSTKFMEQGKTKIHLAVCSGILATCGSLFGKLAGGAEFVFLKPMLLKVSLLVLMVVTNTIGCTFFVKALNGSESSLPATVASTAMNYVCSAFLGFIIFGESTSLTWWCGASLVILGLILICYTPNKENSTSQQRKLKQQ